One window of Camelina sativa cultivar DH55 chromosome 4, Cs, whole genome shotgun sequence genomic DNA carries:
- the LOC104780176 gene encoding histidine-containing phosphotransfer protein 2 codes for MDALISQLQRQFRDHTISLYQQGFLDDQFTELKKLQDDGSPDFVAEVLSLFFEDCVKLISNMARALDQTTGAVDFSTVGASVHQLKGSSSSVGAKRVKALCVSFKDFCEAQNFEGCVRCLQQVDIEYKTLKSKLQDLFNLEKQIIQAGGIVPQVDIN; via the exons ATGGACGCTCTCATTTCTCAGTTGCAGCGGCAATTCCGTGATCACACCATTTCTCTTTACCAACAG GGTTTTTTGGATGATCAGTTTACTGAGTTGAAAAAGCTTCAAGATGATGGAAGCCCTGATTTTGTGGCTGAGGtgctctctcttttctttgaaGATTGTGTGAAACTTATCAGTAACATGGCTAGAGCTTT GGACCAGACCACGGGAGCTGTAGATTTTAGTACGGTAGGCGCGAGTGTGCATCAATTGAAGGGTAGTAGCTCAAG TGTTGGTGCCAAGAGGGTCAAAGCATTGTGTGTTAGCTTCAAGGACTTTTGTGAAGCTCAGAACTTCGAAGG TTGTGTGAGATGTTTGCAGCAAGTGGATATCGAGTACAAGACGTTAAAGTCAAAGCTTCAAGATTTGTTCAAT cttGAGAAACAAATCATTCAAGCTGGTGGTATTGTTCCTCAAGTGGATATTAACTAA
- the LOC104783713 gene encoding uncharacterized protein LOC104783713, which translates to MTETRAQAQAREAATRDAEESSNAWIVKALVEQDSRIAENYAEMFAVIRMMAEKVDNLVAVNPQMSYSSSPPTIEKADYNCFPTEVEQFFQLDFTPYEMKVSYKLLLKERFEDALDDPIAELKILQETGGIKEYNEKFELIRLRLRLPEDYLVRAYLAGLRTDTQMHIRMFQPQTIRQCWMLGKLYEQAHPRKGSGMTSNGWQSNKWQTGGNVQPKAGVANNSDWVQKTGNFESTYRPKDNTMQPRKFLSTEEMNKRRSQGLCFFCDEKYSPEHFLTHKKKQLYMMDADEVEEKTDELCVEEDEGPDMVQDRAQVSVSAVEGTNDFWTMRVRGYYGKQSVVMLLDSGSTHNFMDLGTLARLKIPSTQPCLTKVFVSDGQKVGVSGKMEKFNWSFRDTSFEADMMVIPLRGCDIVLGVQWLKPLGTITWNFDTLEMSFKWGLKNVHLRGIKQGFVREVKATKLNKMKEKDVQLSMICVEQVPEESEVMLCSVEMQTGKEEEHPKFAELIEGFADIFEEPTALPPFRANHNHKIPLMEGSNPINQRPYRYALHQKNEIDKLVKDMLVGGSIQASNNPYASPVVLVKKKDGSWRLCVDYRGLNGMTVKDRFPIPLIDDLMDELGGSVIFSKIDLRAGYHQVRMDPADIYKTTFKTHSGHYKYLVMPFGLTNAPATFQSLMNEVFRAFLRKFVLIFFDDILIYSSTLENHLLHVEEVFKVM; encoded by the exons ATGACGGAGACTCGTGCTCAGGCACAGGCTAGAGAAGCGGCGACTCGCGATGCCGAAGAATCGTCAAATGCTTGGATCGTGAAAGCTTTGGTGGAGCAAGACTCGAGGATTGCAGAGAATTATGCGGAGATGTTTGCCGTGATTCGTATGATGGCGGAGAAGGTGGATAACTTGGTGGCGGTGAATCCACAGATGTCGTATAGTTCATCTCCTCCGACAATAGAGAAGGCTGATTATAACTGTTTCCCGACGGAG GTTGAGCAGTTCTTCCAATTGGATTTTACTCCGTATGAGATGAAG GTATCCTATAAGCTGCTATTGAAAGAGAGGTTTGAGGATGCTTTGGATGATCCTATTGCGGAGTTAAAGATATTGCAGGAGACAGGGGGAATTAAGGAGTATAACGAGAAGTTTGAGCTTATACGTTTGAGATTAAGATTGCCTGAAGACTATTTGGTTCGTGCATACTTGGCGGGTCTTAGGACTGATACTCAAATGCACATTCGAATGTTTCAACCTCAAACTATAAGGCAATGCTGGATGTTGGGTAAGTTGTATGAACAGGCTCATCCTAGGAAGGGAAGTGGTATGACATCAAATGGATGGCAGAGTAACAAATGGCAAACGGGTGGCAATGTTCAGCCTAAGGCCGGGGTTGCTAACAATTCTGATTGGGTGCAGAAGACTGGCAACTTTGAATCGACTTACAGGCCTAAGGATAACACAATGCAGCCACGCAAGTTCCTATCGACAGAAGAGATGAATAAAAGGAGGTCGCAAGGATTGTGCTTTTTTTGTGATGAGAAATATTCACCAGAACATTTTCTCACTCACAAGAAGAAACAATTGTATATGATGGATGCAGATGAAGTGGAAGAAAAGACTGATGAGCTTTGTGTCGAAGAGGATGAGGGACCAGATATGGTTCAAGATAGGGCTCAAGTTTCAGTAAGTGCAGTGGAAGGTACAAATGACTTTTGGACTATGAGAGTCAGAGGTTATTATGGGAAGCAGAGTGTGGTCATGTTACTGGACTCGGGTTCCACTCATAATTTTATGGATCTGGGGACACTAGCAAGGTTGAAAATTCCATCGACTCAACCATGTCTCACTAAGGTTTTTGTTTCTGATGGTCAAAAGGTGGGAGTATCCGGTAAAATGGAAAAGTTTAATTGGAGTTTCAGGGATACATCTTTCGAAGCAGATATGATGGTGATACCGCTGAGGGGTTGCGACATAGTGTTGGGGGTACAGTGGTTGAAACCGTTGGGAACTATAACATGGAATTTTGACACTTTGGAGATGAGCTTTAAGTGGGGATTGAAGAATGTTCATCTTCGAGGGATTAAGCAAGGGTTTGTTAGAGAAGTTAAGGCAACGAAGCTCAACaagatgaaagagaaagatGTGCAGTTATCTATGATATGTGTTGAGCAAGTTCCTGAGGAGAGTGAAGTGATGTTATGCTCCGTAGAAATGCAAActgggaaagaagaagaacacccGAAGTTTGCAGAGTTGATTGAAGGGTTCGCTGACATTTTTGAGGAACCGACTGCTCTACCACCCTTCCGGGCTAATCACAATCATAAGATTCCACTTATGGAGGGGTCTAATCCTATTAACCAACGTCCCTATAGGTATGCATTGCATCAAAAAAATGAGATTGACAAGCTGGTGAAAGATATGTTGGTTGGTGGTAGTATACAAGCGAGCAACAATCCTTATGCATCCCCAGTGGTgttagtgaagaagaaagatggtaGTTGGAGACTATGTGTTGATTACAGGGGTCTGAATGGGATGACTGTTAAGGATCGGTTTCCTATACCTTTAATAGATGATCTAATGGATGAACTGGGAGGTTCGGTGATCTTTTCGAAGATAGACTTGCGAGCAGGGTATCATCAGGTCAGAATGGATCCTGCTGACATCTACAAAACGACTTTTAAGACACATAGTGGACATTACAAGTACTTGGTGATGCCGTTCGGATTAACCAATGCACCAGCTACGTTTCAGAGTTTAATGAATGAAGTTTTCAGGGCTTTTCTGAGGAAGTTTGTGCTCATATTTTTTGACGATATCCTCATTTACAGCTCGACTCTGGAAAATCATTTGTTACATGTGGAAGAGGTGTTTAAAGTGATGTGA
- the LOC104780177 gene encoding UDP-glucose 6-dehydrogenase 2, with protein sequence MVKICCIGAGYVGGPTMAVIALKCPDIEVAVVDISVPRINAWNSDQLPIYEPGLDDVVKQCRGKNLFFSTDVEKHVREADIVFVSVNTPTKTRGLGAGKAADLTYWESAARMIADVSVSDKIVVEKSTVPVKTAEAIEKILTHNSKGIKFQILSNPEFLAEGTAIKDLFNPDRVLIGGRETPEGFKAVQTLKDVYAHWVPEGQIITTNLWSAELSKLAANAFLAQRISSVNAMSALCEATGADVTQVSYAVGTDSRIGPKFLNSSVGFGGSCFQKDILNLVYICECNGLPEVAEYWKQVIKINDYQKSRFVNRVVSSMFNSVSNKKIAVLGFAFKKDTGDTRETPAIDVCKGLLEDKARLSIYDPQVTEEQIQRDLSMNKFDWDHPLHLQPMSPTTVKQVSVTWDAYEATKDAHGICIMTEWDEFKNLDFQKIFDNMQKPAFVFDGRNIMNLQKLREIGFIVYSIGKPLDAWLKDMPAVA encoded by the coding sequence ATGGTGAAGATTTGTTGTATTGGAGCTGGGTATGTTGGTGGACCGACAATGGCAGTGATTGCACTGAAATGTCCAGACATTGAAGTAGCTGTTGTGGATATCTCCGTGCCGCGTATCAACGCTTGGAACAGTGACCAGCTTCCGATTTACGAGCCTGGTCTCGACGATGTTGTGAAGCAGTGCCGTGGcaagaacctcttcttcagCACTGATGTTGAGAAACATGTCAGGGAAGCTGATATTGTGTTTGTTTCTGTTAACACACCCACTAAAACCAGAGGTCTTGGTGCTGGTAAAGCCGCTGATCTTACCTACTGGGAGAGCGCTGCGCGTATGATCGCTGATGTTTCGGTGTCTGATAAGATTGTGGTTGAGAAGTCGACTGTTCCTGTTAAAACAGCTGAAGCTATTGAGAAGATTTTGACACATAACAGCAAAGGGATCAAGTTTCAGATTCTTTCGAACCCGGAGTTTTTGGCTGAAGGAACCGCGATTAAGGATCTTTTTAACCCTGACCGTGTTCTCATCGGAGGACGGGAAACTCCAGAAGGGTTTAAAGCGGTTCAGACGCTCAAGGATGTGTATGCACATTGGGTTCCTGAAGGCCAAATCATAACTACTAATCTTTGGTCTGCTGAGCTTTCAAAGCTTGCGGCAAACGCTTTCTTGGCTCAACGGATTTCATCTGTCAATGCTATGTCTGCTCTATGTGAAGCCACTGGTGCTGATGTCACGCAAGTGTCTTACGCGGTTGGTACTGACTCGAGGATCGGTCCCAAGTTTTTGAACTCGAGTGTTGGATTCGGGGGTTCGTGTTTCCAGAAGGACATTTTGAATCTTGTCTATATCTGTGAGTGCAATGGACTCCCTGAAGTGGCGGAGTACTGGAAGCAAGTCATCAAGATCAATGACTACCAGAAGAGCAGGTTCGTGAACCGTGTTGTTTCCTCCATGTTCAACTCTGTATCGAACAAGAAGATTGCGGTTCTTGGTTTTGCGTTCAAGAAAGATACTGGTGACACGAGGGAGACTCCAGCCATCGATGTGTGCAAGGGTCTTTTAGAAGACAAAGCAAGGTTAAGCATCTACGACCCGCAGGTGACTGAGGAGCAGATCCAGAGGGATTTATCCATGAACAAGTTTGACTGGGACCATCCTCTTCATTTGCAGCCAATGAGCCCAACCACAGTGAAACAAGTGAGCGTTACTTGGGACGCATACGAGGCAACCAAAGACGCTCACGGTATCTGCATTATGACCGAGTGGGATGAGTTCAAGAACTTGGATTTCCAGAAGATCTTTGACAACATGCAGAAACCGGCTTTCGTGTTCGATGGAAGGAACATTATGAATCTACAAAAGCTTAGGGAGATTGGTTTCATTGTTTACTCCATCGGTAAGCCCTTAGACGCATGGCTCAAGGACATGCCTGCCGTTGCCTAA